CCGAGCGCAGTCTCGAGGCCAGTAATGCCGAAAGGCGCGCGATCAAATTCCTGGTTTTTTTCATGCGCGGAGTGCGGAGCATGGTCTGTGGCGACGCAGTCAACAGCGCCATCGGCAAGGCCGGCGAGAAGGGCATCGCGGTCTTCACGCGAGCGCAGAGGCGGATTCATTTTGTAATTGGTGTCGTACTGGCCTACTTCCTCATCGAGCAGCGTGAAGTGGTGCGGGGTGATCTCGCAGGTCACGCGCAGGTGGTCACGCTTGGCCTTGCGGACGGCGCGCAGAGCAGCGGCGGTGGAAAGATGGGCAACGTGGTAGCGGCCTTTGGTTTCTGCCGTGAGCCGGATGTCGCGTTCGACGATCGAGCTCTCGGCTTCGCCTGGCCAGCCGCGCAGGCCCAAGCGGAAAGCCGTTGGGCCTGCATTCATTGCGGAGCCTTCCGTCATGCGGCAATCTTCGGCGTGCTGGACCACAGGCATGTTGAGCGCGGATGCAGCGATCAGCGTCTGGCGCATGATCTTGTCGTCGAGGATGGGCTTGCCGTCGTCGCTCAGAGCCACGGCGCCAGCGCGCTTGAGCGCGGCGAAATCGGTAAGTTGTTCGCCGCGGCTGCCGACCGTCGCAGCGGCGACTGCAAAAACATTGACGTGCGCGCCGCGTGCAGGATCGAGCATCCAGCGAGTGATCTCCGGCGAGTCGTTCACAGGGCTTGTATTCGGCATGGTGCAGACAGAGGTGAATCCGCCGGCAGCGGCGGCCATGGTGCCGCTGGCAATGGTCTCTTTGTGCGATTGGCCGGGCTCGCGCAGATGGACATGAATATCGATAAAGCCGGGAGCGACGACGAGTCCACGCGCGTTGAAAGTGTCATCGGCCTTGCCGCGTAGTTTCCCGGCAGGCGCGACTTCAACCACGCGACCTCCTTTGAGCAGAAGATCGTACTTGCCCTCAAGATGCTCAGCGGGGTCGATGAGAAGACCGTTGCGAATTGCGAGAGATCTTTTATTGTTCAAGTGCAAAACCTATTTAGCCGCGAATGCACGCGAATGAACACGAATTCCTTTCTTGCTATTCTCGAAAATGAAGCGCTTAAAGTGGGGTTTGGGACCGAAGTTGAGCAGAAGTCCTACTTCAATTTCCGTGGCGCGCAAATAATTCAGGATTTGGGCCTCGTGTGATGGATCAAGTACACGGGCCGCTTTCAGTTCCAGTAGGACTGCATTATTTACCATGAGATCAGCCTTGTATTCACCGATTACTCTGCCGTGAAACCAAATCGGCGTGGCAATTTGCCGCGCGACACTCAATCCTGCCTCGGTCAGTCCTATGTACAGCGCTTCTTCGTACACTGCTTCGAGAAATCCATACCCCAACTCGTTATACACCGAATAAAAAACACCGACGATTTGATGACACAAATCCCAATGTTTTCTTTCGTGTTCATTCGCGTTCATTCGCGGCTGATCCTGGTTCACGCGACCCCCAGACAGCTAGCCAGAATCGCCATCCTTACATACACGCCGTTGTGGACTTGTTCTTCAATAAGGGACTGGGCGCCGTCGGCGACTTCACTTTGAATTTCCATGCCGCGCACCATGGGGCCGGGATGCATCACGATAGCGTCACTTTTGGCCAGCTTCAAGCGTTCCGGGGTCAGTTGGTATTGGGCGATATAACTATGCACGTCAAGTTTAAGTCCGGCGAGGCGCTCTTTCTGCACGCGCAGCATCATGATCACGTCGGCTTTTCGTGCAGCTTCGTCGATGTGGCGGCTGACTTTCACGCCAGGAGCGAGCGAAGCTGCATAGTCGGGCAGCAATTCCGGCGGGCCGCAGAGAATGATCTGTGTGCCGAATTTTGAGAGCAGGTGAACATTGGAGCGCACCACGCGGCTGTGCTGGATATCGCCCACCATGGTGATGCGCAGGCCTTTCAACGAGCGCTTGTGGCGCAGAATTGTGTAGGCGTCCAGCAGGGCCTGGGAAGGATGCTCATGCATGCCGTCGCCGGCATTGATGATGGGAACTTTGAGGTTGCGCGCGAGCACGTGCGGCGCACCGGAAGCGGGATGGCGAACGACAATGCAATCCGAGCCGAGAGCCTGAAGAGTTTTTCCGGTATCAACCAGGGACTCGCCTTTTTCGATGCTGGAGGAAACTGCATTGATGATTGAAGTGTGGGTGCCAAGCAGTTTGGCGGCAAACTCGAATGAGACCCGGGTCCGCGTGGATGGTTCGTAGAAAAGAAGCGCAATGCGCTTGCCACGGAGCAAGGGCTGAGGCTTGCCAGACTGCATGCGCCGCGCCAGCTTGAGAAAAGAAGCGATTTCATCCGCCGAGAGGTGCTCGAGTTCGAGTAACGAGCGTGTGCGGGGCATGCTCAAGA
This portion of the Terriglobia bacterium genome encodes:
- a CDS encoding GxxExxY protein, whose product is MNANEHERKHWDLCHQIVGVFYSVYNELGYGFLEAVYEEALYIGLTEAGLSVARQIATPIWFHGRVIGEYKADLMVNNAVLLELKAARVLDPSHEAQILNYLRATEIEVGLLLNFGPKPHFKRFIFENSKKGIRVHSRAFAAK
- a CDS encoding aspartate carbamoyltransferase catalytic subunit, producing MPRTRSLLELEHLSADEIASFLKLARRMQSGKPQPLLRGKRIALLFYEPSTRTRVSFEFAAKLLGTHTSIINAVSSSIEKGESLVDTGKTLQALGSDCIVVRHPASGAPHVLARNLKVPIINAGDGMHEHPSQALLDAYTILRHKRSLKGLRITMVGDIQHSRVVRSNVHLLSKFGTQIILCGPPELLPDYAASLAPGVKVSRHIDEAARKADVIMMLRVQKERLAGLKLDVHSYIAQYQLTPERLKLAKSDAIVMHPGPMVRGMEIQSEVADGAQSLIEEQVHNGVYVRMAILASCLGVA
- a CDS encoding dihydroorotase, which codes for MNNKRSLAIRNGLLIDPAEHLEGKYDLLLKGGRVVEVAPAGKLRGKADDTFNARGLVVAPGFIDIHVHLREPGQSHKETIASGTMAAAAGGFTSVCTMPNTSPVNDSPEITRWMLDPARGAHVNVFAVAAATVGSRGEQLTDFAALKRAGAVALSDDGKPILDDKIMRQTLIAASALNMPVVQHAEDCRMTEGSAMNAGPTAFRLGLRGWPGEAESSIVERDIRLTAETKGRYHVAHLSTAAALRAVRKAKRDHLRVTCEITPHHFTLLDEEVGQYDTNYKMNPPLRSREDRDALLAGLADGAVDCVATDHAPHSAHEKNQEFDRAPFGITGLETALGLCISVLHYRHNVPLRRIVELLSANPARVMNLQGRGTLAVGARADVTIFDPAKKWTYHVAQSHSKSRNSPFDGRQMQGKVMATVVGGALVFRA